The Sediminispirochaeta smaragdinae DSM 11293 genome has a segment encoding these proteins:
- a CDS encoding YbaK/EbsC family protein — protein sequence MIPEKVRSVLDTYQLTALEFEPGSTPTAQMAADRIGVAVGQIAKSILLKGKDDRYFLVVCAGDRKIASGKMKRLTGVKCSMATGDDTLRVTGYSPGGVTPFGVEGVEIFLDESLLAWDTVYPAAGTDATGVPVTFELLQKITGAETVDVTA from the coding sequence ATGATACCGGAAAAAGTACGTTCAGTTCTTGATACCTATCAACTTACGGCACTGGAGTTCGAACCCGGCAGTACTCCCACCGCCCAAATGGCTGCCGATCGGATTGGTGTTGCTGTCGGGCAGATTGCGAAATCAATTCTTCTGAAGGGAAAAGATGACCGCTATTTTCTTGTGGTTTGCGCAGGAGATCGAAAAATCGCTTCCGGAAAGATGAAACGGCTGACCGGTGTCAAGTGTTCCATGGCCACTGGGGATGATACCCTTCGTGTTACCGGTTATTCTCCCGGTGGCGTTACGCCTTTCGGCGTTGAGGGGGTTGAGATTTTCCTCGATGAGAGTCTCCTTGCCTGGGACACGGTTTATCCTGCAGCAGGAACCGATGCCACCGGTGTGCCTGTTACCTTCGAGCTTCTTCAAAAGATTACCGGTGCCGAGACCGTCGATGTTACGGCCTAA
- a CDS encoding GLUG motif-containing protein, with the protein MRKLVIYTVGVFLSLLLAVSCSNPTNSDSGSPFIEEPGDGSPANPYRISTAEQLSAVRGGQTGYEDWTLSDCYKLTADIDLSGYTTGAGWDPIGEAGNSFTGSFDGNGHKITGLTIYGTENYQGLFRSIDSSGSISNLGIENVNVIGPRYVGALAGTSKGTITHCYSTGMVIADERFGGGLVGGMTGGTISQCYSSASVSGEERIGGLIGYIDQLVTISESYATGPVKTTSSIGSFKGGFVGILLKDASGSITNCYATGDVNGANYLAGFVGSIVDASLFIKNCYATGKIIGSESASHLGGFSGSPGNIDSCYYDTQTTGKNDTIGAAGVSTADMKTQSTFSGWDFDTVWAINADEYPHL; encoded by the coding sequence ATGAGGAAGCTAGTCATTTATACGGTAGGAGTTTTCTTATCACTCTTACTTGCGGTATCCTGTTCAAATCCAACCAATTCTGATTCCGGCAGCCCTTTTATTGAGGAGCCAGGGGACGGTTCTCCAGCAAATCCCTATCGCATCTCTACAGCAGAACAGCTGTCTGCCGTACGGGGCGGACAGACAGGATATGAGGATTGGACACTTTCAGACTGCTACAAACTCACAGCGGATATCGACTTGAGTGGTTATACTACAGGTGCAGGATGGGATCCCATAGGAGAAGCTGGCAACTCGTTTACCGGAAGTTTTGACGGAAATGGCCACAAAATAACGGGTCTTACGATATATGGCACCGAAAACTACCAGGGACTGTTCAGATCTATTGACAGTAGTGGATCGATTTCCAATCTTGGAATAGAAAACGTCAATGTCATCGGGCCTCGTTATGTAGGGGCCCTTGCCGGAACTTCGAAAGGTACGATCACGCATTGCTATTCAACCGGTATGGTAATAGCTGATGAGCGCTTCGGTGGAGGACTCGTGGGCGGTATGACAGGAGGAACAATTTCTCAGTGCTATTCTTCAGCCTCTGTCTCAGGAGAAGAGCGTATCGGAGGCCTTATCGGCTATATCGACCAACTTGTTACAATATCCGAGTCCTATGCTACAGGCCCAGTAAAAACCACAAGCTCAATCGGTTCTTTTAAAGGCGGGTTTGTAGGGATTTTGTTGAAAGATGCATCTGGAAGCATTACAAACTGTTATGCAACGGGAGATGTCAATGGCGCGAATTATCTTGCGGGCTTCGTGGGCTCGATAGTTGATGCTTCTCTTTTCATTAAGAATTGTTATGCAACGGGAAAAATCATTGGTTCGGAAAGTGCTTCGCACCTGGGAGGATTTAGCGGTAGTCCAGGAAATATAGACTCCTGTTATTACGACACACAGACGACAGGTAAGAACGATACCATCGGCGCGGCTGGAGTTAGCACGGCAGATATGAAGACGCAATCGACCTTTTCCGGTTGGGATTTTGACACGGTGTGGGCCATCAACGCAGATGAATATCCCCATCTTTGA
- a CDS encoding choice-of-anchor I domain-containing protein yields the protein MGALPDMVTFFPNGKYVLSANEGEPVEKYESDPAGSVSIIEVGYSSPADSVCTTLTFSESDSEKSKDGVPVRTHDYLGNFETDYSFDKDIESEYIAVDGTSQYAYVSSQENHAVAKIDIERKKILTLKSLGYKDYSQCGVDFVEDGKINIVSEPYYGLYMPDSLTTFEVDGKTYIATANEGDDRGETSNLSIRISEFLRTIA from the coding sequence GTGGGAGCCTTGCCTGATATGGTGACCTTCTTTCCGAACGGCAAATATGTCTTGTCGGCAAACGAAGGAGAGCCCGTTGAGAAATATGAATCAGATCCTGCAGGTTCCGTTTCCATCATTGAGGTGGGCTACTCATCTCCTGCCGATTCGGTATGTACCACGTTAACGTTCTCTGAATCAGATAGTGAAAAAAGCAAAGATGGCGTTCCTGTCAGAACCCACGATTATCTGGGAAATTTTGAAACAGATTATTCTTTTGATAAGGATATTGAATCCGAATACATTGCCGTGGACGGTACATCCCAATATGCCTATGTATCCAGCCAGGAGAATCATGCCGTTGCTAAGATAGATATTGAGAGGAAAAAAATCCTGACGCTTAAATCCCTAGGATATAAAGATTACTCTCAGTGTGGAGTGGATTTTGTAGAGGATGGTAAAATCAATATCGTATCCGAGCCCTATTACGGTCTTTATATGCCCGATTCTTTGACCACGTTCGAAGTGGACGGAAAGACCTACATAGCCACCGCCAATGAAGGGGACGACAGGGGGGAGACATCAAATCTGAGTATAAGAATCTCAGAGTTTCTCCGTACGATAGCATAG
- a CDS encoding ECF transporter S component: protein MKKKKKWLSSVDLLMIAVIAAIGAVLSSLVINPIVRALNIASPFVSMWPGALHLFAVIMGGLIVRKPGATMFTALLNGLLQMLFGNPSGALCILYGFGNGLGSEIAFSSARYRPKVWITMLASGCGTVTAFFIDLIYWFSDFTFGFKVLYLVDSFFAGSIVCGLISWGVFRALERAGVVNRK, encoded by the coding sequence ATGAAAAAAAAGAAAAAATGGCTGTCCTCTGTAGATCTGCTCATGATAGCAGTAATAGCGGCAATCGGCGCAGTGCTTAGCTCTCTGGTCATAAACCCAATAGTTCGGGCACTGAATATTGCATCGCCTTTTGTGTCTATGTGGCCAGGAGCTCTTCATCTTTTTGCCGTTATCATGGGAGGTCTGATCGTCAGAAAACCAGGAGCGACAATGTTTACTGCGCTTCTGAATGGCCTACTGCAAATGCTATTCGGAAATCCATCAGGGGCCTTGTGTATCTTGTATGGATTTGGTAACGGACTTGGTTCGGAGATAGCCTTCTCTTCTGCACGGTATCGTCCGAAAGTCTGGATTACAATGCTGGCTTCTGGCTGCGGCACCGTCACTGCATTTTTCATTGATTTGATCTATTGGTTTTCAGATTTCACGTTCGGTTTCAAAGTGCTCTATCTTGTCGATTCCTTTTTTGCAGGGTCAATCGTTTGTGGTCTTATCTCTTGGGGAGTCTTTCGGGCTTTGGAAAGGGCGGGAGTGGTAAATCGTAAGTAG
- a CDS encoding Lrp/AsnC family transcriptional regulator, with translation MKIKDIDISILKILFEDSRTAYAEIARDLDLSRAVVTNKVNAMCEDKVINNFTIDLNYENIGQEIHVMLEIETSPQENTEIRDTIFKLRNVERIFTTSESKLFVFAYFPSMQSLNTVIQEEINQIKGIIKIKTNIVLEKRKKIPF, from the coding sequence ATGAAGATTAAAGACATAGATATTAGCATTCTAAAAATACTATTCGAGGACAGTCGAACAGCCTATGCCGAAATAGCGAGGGATCTTGATCTTTCCAGGGCCGTCGTTACGAATAAGGTCAATGCGATGTGTGAGGATAAAGTAATTAACAATTTTACCATTGACCTCAACTACGAAAATATCGGACAGGAAATTCATGTCATGTTGGAAATAGAGACGTCACCCCAGGAAAATACAGAGATTCGAGATACGATTTTTAAACTGAGGAATGTTGAAAGAATTTTTACAACTTCAGAATCAAAGCTCTTTGTCTTTGCCTATTTTCCAAGCATGCAATCTCTCAATACCGTAATCCAAGAAGAGATAAACCAAATAAAGGGGATCATAAAGATTAAAACAAACATCGTATTGGAAAAACGTAAAAAAATTCCATTCTAA